Proteins from a single region of Streptomyces sp. HUAS 15-9:
- a CDS encoding ATP-binding protein, producing the protein MLLSPTPRGARLARLLATEQLRSWGLPSEEAAQVVAELAVNAATHGRVPGRDFRLSLYVVADTLRIEVTDTRGDGLPCPGQPTSESESGRGLVLVEALADRWGVVPGPRPRKTVWAELTVLRCATSR; encoded by the coding sequence GTGCTCCTGTCACCCACGCCCCGGGGCGCCCGCCTGGCCCGGCTCCTCGCCACCGAGCAACTGCGCTCCTGGGGGCTGCCGTCGGAGGAGGCGGCGCAGGTCGTCGCGGAACTGGCGGTCAACGCGGCCACGCACGGACGGGTGCCGGGGCGTGACTTCCGGCTGTCGCTGTACGTCGTCGCCGACACCCTCCGCATCGAGGTGACCGACACCCGCGGGGACGGCCTCCCCTGCCCAGGGCAACCCACCTCCGAGTCTGAGTCCGGCCGGGGTCTCGTCCTCGTCGAGGCCTTGGCCGACCGGTGGGGCGTTGTCCCGGGACCACGTCCCCGCAAGACGGTTTGGGCAGAGCTGACCGTCCTACGGTGCGCAACGTCCCGGTGA
- a CDS encoding helix-turn-helix domain-containing protein: protein MSVDGGAVRLKSEADEPGWEVDPDDDWGIAVIATVGRQLKLRREAVGMRGAVFGEAVGYGEDLVYKIESGKRIPRPEYLDRADEVLGADGLIAAMKEDVAKVRYPKKVRDLAQMEARAAELQLYDPLNIHGLLQTPEYARALFSMRRPAFSEDDIERGVAARMARNCVFERESAPELSFVQEEWVLRRPLGGGALRRQQLEHLLEIGQLRHVEIQVMPMHREEHAGTEGGIEVLKFEDGSAVGRSPGVANGRPVSEPRQLRILELRYGIIRAQALPPGESLAFIEQLLGEA from the coding sequence ATGAGTGTGGACGGCGGGGCGGTACGGCTCAAGAGCGAGGCCGATGAGCCCGGTTGGGAGGTGGATCCGGACGACGACTGGGGCATCGCCGTCATCGCAACCGTCGGGCGTCAGCTCAAGCTCCGTCGCGAGGCGGTGGGGATGCGGGGCGCCGTGTTCGGGGAGGCCGTCGGGTACGGCGAGGATCTGGTCTACAAGATCGAGAGCGGGAAGCGGATCCCTCGGCCCGAGTATCTGGACAGGGCGGACGAGGTGTTGGGGGCGGATGGACTGATCGCTGCCATGAAGGAGGACGTGGCCAAAGTCCGGTATCCGAAGAAGGTGCGGGATCTGGCGCAGATGGAGGCCAGGGCGGCCGAGCTTCAGCTCTACGATCCGCTGAACATCCATGGGTTGTTGCAGACGCCGGAGTACGCACGGGCGCTGTTCAGTATGCGGCGCCCCGCGTTCTCGGAGGACGACATTGAGCGTGGCGTAGCCGCTCGCATGGCCCGAAATTGCGTGTTCGAGCGAGAGTCAGCGCCCGAACTCAGCTTTGTGCAGGAAGAGTGGGTGCTTCGACGCCCACTCGGAGGAGGGGCGCTCCGGCGCCAACAGCTCGAACACCTCCTGGAAATCGGGCAGTTGCGGCATGTTGAAATCCAGGTGATGCCGATGCACCGTGAGGAGCACGCTGGAACTGAGGGCGGGATCGAGGTGTTGAAGTTCGAAGACGGTTCGGCAGTCGGGCGTTCACCGGGAGTCGCCAACGGTCGGCCGGTCTCTGAGCCGAGGCAGCTCCGAATCCTCGAACTGCGGTATGGCATCATCCGGGCCCAGGCTCTTCCACCAGGGGAGTCGCTGGCCTTCATCGAACAACTGTTGGGAGAGGCATGA